A single Corynebacterium stationis DNA region contains:
- the hrcA gene encoding heat-inducible transcriptional repressor HrcA translates to MSSITDARRKEVLRAIVAGFISSQEPVGSKALLERYQLGVSSATIRNDMAVLESEGLITQPHASSGRVPTEKGYRVFVDSLHDLKPLSRPERKAMLTFLDGGVDLQDVLHRAARMLAQITDSAAVVQMPNLRVSTVKHCEVVALSPVRLLVVVITDNGRVEQRNVELDSVMEAEDVLRLRDVLNNALAGKTLAEATAHLDILEEQVALDIRPHLRKAANVLVDTLVEYPAERYLLAGTPNLTRNSITSRGIDLSGILEALEEQVVVLNLLTRVPEVGNISVVIGEEHDDDQLRQASVVTTAYGTDGEVLGGLGVVGPTFMDYSGTMSRVSAVAHYVSDILGHE, encoded by the coding sequence ATGTCGAGTATCACTGACGCTAGGCGTAAAGAGGTCCTGCGCGCAATTGTGGCAGGCTTTATCTCCTCGCAAGAACCTGTGGGTTCTAAAGCATTACTGGAGCGCTATCAGTTAGGGGTATCTTCTGCCACGATCCGCAATGACATGGCGGTGTTGGAATCAGAGGGGTTAATTACTCAACCTCATGCGTCGTCGGGGCGCGTGCCTACGGAAAAGGGCTACCGCGTCTTTGTCGATTCGCTGCATGATCTCAAGCCCTTGTCGCGGCCGGAGCGCAAAGCGATGCTGACTTTCTTAGATGGTGGCGTGGATTTGCAAGACGTGTTGCATCGAGCAGCGCGTATGCTCGCGCAGATTACTGACTCTGCAGCCGTTGTGCAGATGCCGAACTTACGGGTGTCGACAGTTAAGCACTGTGAAGTCGTAGCGTTATCGCCGGTGCGTTTGCTGGTGGTTGTTATTACCGACAATGGCCGGGTGGAACAGCGCAATGTGGAGCTGGATTCTGTCATGGAAGCAGAAGACGTGTTGCGCCTGCGCGATGTTTTGAACAATGCGCTGGCTGGGAAGACCTTGGCGGAAGCCACTGCGCACTTGGATATTTTAGAAGAGCAAGTGGCACTTGATATTCGCCCGCACCTTCGTAAAGCTGCGAACGTCTTAGTAGACACGCTCGTGGAATATCCAGCAGAGCGCTACCTACTTGCTGGCACGCCGAATCTCACGCGCAATTCCATTACTTCTCGCGGGATTGATCTCTCGGGCATTTTAGAAGCGCTGGAGGAACAAGTAGTGGTGTTAAACTTGCTCACCCGGGTGCCAGAAGTAGGCAATATTTCTGTCGTCATCGGTGAAGAACATGATGATGACCAGCTGCGTCAAGCGTCGGTAGTAACCACCGCGTATGGTACCGATGGTGAAGTTCTTGGTGGTTTAGGCGTGGTTGGTCCCACGTTCATGGACTATTCAGGAACAATGTCTCGGGTCTCAGCCGTTGCACACTATGTCAGCGATATTCTCGGACATGAATAA
- the hemW gene encoding radical SAM family heme chaperone HemW: protein MTDSFGLYIHVPFCATRCGYCDFNTYTPGELGSPRDLTGPYLDALERELDKAAEKINRPADTIFVGGGTPSLLGGAGLTRVLNAARNSFGISPGAEITTESNPESTSPEFFEQIKEAGFTRVSLGMQSASSHVLQILERAHTPGRPFAAAKEAKAAGFDHVNLDMIYATPTETDDDVRRTLDLALDTGVDHISAYSLIVEDGTRMARKVAKGELPMPDQDTMARRYEIIAGRLDDAGFGWYEVSNWAKEGGECRHNMIYWRDKEWWGAGPGAHSHIGKQRFYNVKLPARYIKMLGEGELPIADSETLTAEENHMEKIMLGLRLREGIDRSLLTPAAQPAVEGFIERGLLVDDGRLRVTNTGRLLADGIITDLLLAEESET from the coding sequence ATGACAGACTCGTTTGGGCTTTATATCCACGTGCCGTTTTGCGCAACGCGCTGCGGCTACTGCGATTTCAATACTTATACCCCGGGTGAGCTGGGAAGCCCACGGGATCTCACGGGCCCGTATTTGGATGCGCTAGAGCGCGAATTAGACAAGGCCGCAGAGAAAATTAACCGTCCAGCCGATACGATTTTCGTCGGCGGTGGCACCCCCTCGCTTCTAGGTGGGGCAGGGCTTACTCGTGTGCTCAATGCGGCGCGCAATAGCTTCGGGATTTCGCCAGGTGCGGAGATCACCACCGAGTCGAATCCGGAGTCGACCTCGCCGGAGTTCTTTGAGCAGATCAAAGAGGCAGGCTTTACCCGCGTAAGCCTAGGGATGCAGTCGGCATCTTCGCACGTGTTGCAGATTTTAGAGCGCGCGCACACCCCGGGCCGGCCTTTTGCGGCGGCCAAGGAAGCCAAGGCCGCAGGCTTTGACCACGTCAACCTGGACATGATTTACGCGACGCCGACGGAAACAGATGATGATGTCCGCCGCACGCTCGACCTCGCGCTGGACACGGGCGTGGACCACATCAGTGCCTATTCCCTCATTGTCGAAGATGGCACCCGCATGGCGCGCAAGGTGGCCAAGGGTGAGCTTCCAATGCCAGACCAGGACACCATGGCTAGGCGCTATGAGATTATCGCGGGCAGGCTAGACGATGCAGGCTTTGGCTGGTACGAGGTCTCCAACTGGGCCAAGGAAGGCGGGGAGTGCCGCCATAACATGATCTACTGGCGCGATAAAGAATGGTGGGGTGCAGGTCCGGGCGCGCACTCGCACATCGGTAAGCAGCGTTTCTACAACGTGAAATTGCCGGCGCGCTATATCAAGATGTTGGGCGAGGGCGAGTTGCCTATCGCAGATTCGGAAACCTTGACGGCGGAAGAAAACCACATGGAGAAAATCATGTTGGGTTTGCGTCTGCGCGAAGGTATTGATCGCAGCTTGCTCACCCCTGCAGCTCAGCCAGCGGTGGAAGGCTTTATTGAGCGCGGATTGCTTGTCGATGACGGCCGGTTGCGTGTCACAAACACTGGTCGCTTGCTTGCTGATGGCATCATCACGGATCTGCTTTTGGCTGAGGAGTCTGAAACTTAA